The Canis lupus familiaris isolate Mischka breed German Shepherd chromosome X, alternate assembly UU_Cfam_GSD_1.0, whole genome shotgun sequence genome has a segment encoding these proteins:
- the UBL4A gene encoding ubiquitin-like protein 4A, whose amino-acid sequence MQLTVKALQGRECSLQVSEDEPVSTLKHLVSEKLNVPVRQQRLLFKGKALADGKRLSDYSVGPNSKLNLVVKPLEKVLLEESAARRLAEAPPPAAPAWQLVSKVLARHFSAADASRVLDQLQRDYERSLNRLTLDDIERLASRFLHPEVTEAMEKGFSK is encoded by the exons ATGCAGCTGACAGTGAAAGCGCTCCAGGGCCGCGAGTGCAGCCTGCAG GTGTCGGAGGACGAGCCCGTGTCCACGCTGAAGCACCTGGTCTCCGAGAAACTCAACGTCCCCGTGCGCCAGCAGCGGCTGCTGTTCAAGGGCAAGGCCCTGGCAG ATGGGAAAAGACTCTCGGATTACAGCGTGGGGCCCAATTCCAAGCTGAACCTAGTGGTCAAACCTCTGGAGAAGGTGTTACTGGAAGAAAGCGCTGCCCGCAGACTCGCCGAGGCGCCGCCTCCAGCCGCCCCAGCCTGGCAGCTGGTCTCCAAAGTCCTGGCCCGCCACTTCAGTGCGGCGGATGCCAGCAGAGTCCTCGACCAGCTACAGAGG GATTATGAGAGGTCCCTGAATCGCCTGACGCTGGATGACATCGAACGCTTGGCGAGCCGCTTTCTGCACCCTGAAGTGACTGAAGCTATGGAGAAGGGGTTCTCCAAATAA
- the FAM50A gene encoding protein FAM50A isoform X2, with protein MIFHRNGIRQFLVFVSAASPKGTRLPCGSQPPDIPTTALETSFALPGLQPTRHLFAVPAWEGCWGCPTLAAQLGLPSWPRGQPASGWALLLPVLAATARSPGSPRVSRGNRVKPWLGVSIPALGPVPRAGQIPRYDSGRLRQVQKLLCPPPMGRALCPFLMRRGRSWLAVRSSLLGFLALCLGQSHPGSFGGGGGGGKSPRPETSGHSRQRVAQPDPGSWMWGTSVRTSMGPFVWHWEAWRRDHLAFCTNPPAVFEKSRLLPAREPLSASLPSGNGLQGNRLRPHSFGKASALTPSLSSRQEPTWFWKH; from the exons ATG atatttcacagaaatggaatcagACAGTTTCTGGTCTTTGTATCTG CTGCCAGTCCGAAGGGGACACGGCTGCCCTGTGGCTCCCAGCCGCCCGACATCCCCACCACAGCTCTAGAAACGAGCTTTGCCCTCCCGGGGCTGCAGCCCACCCGGCATCTCTTCGCAGTCCCCGCGTGGGAAGGCTGCTGGGGGTGCCCCACGCTTGCTGCTCAGCTCGGACTGCCGTCCTGGCCCCGAGGGCAACCTGCCTCGGGGTGGGCGCTCTTGCTCCCTGTCCTTGCCGCAACAGCCAGATCCCCTGGCTCCCCTCGGGTAAGCAGAGGGAACAGGGTCAAGCCCTGGCTGGGAGTCAGCATCCCAGCTCTGGGCCCGGTCCCACGTGCTGGACAAATACCTAGATATGACAGTGGGCGACTTCGCCAGGTACAGAAGCTCCTGTGCCCTCCTCCCATGGGCAGGGCTCTGTGTCCCTTTCTAATGCGGCGTGGCCGATCCTGGCTGGCAGTTAGGAGCTCTCTTTTGGGCTTCCTGGCCCTGTGTCTGGGGCAGAGCCATCCGGGGTCatttggaggaggaggtgggggagggaagtcGCCTAGGCCAGAGACCTCCGGGCACAGCAGGCAACGGGTGGCCCAGCCTGACCCTGGGTCCTGGATGTGGGGGACAAGTGTGAGGACCTCAATGGGGCCTTTTGTTTGGCACTGGGAAGCCTGGAGAAGGGATCATCTGGCCTTCTGCACCAACCCCCCTGCCGTCTTTGAAAAGAGTAGGCTTCTCCCGGCCAGGGAGCCCCTCTCAGCCAGCTTACCCAGTGGAAATGGTTTGCAAGGGAACCGCCTCAGGCCCCATAGCTTCGGGAAAGCAAGCGCCTTAACGCCCAGTCTTAGCTCCCGGCAGGAGCCGACCTGGTTCTGGAAGCACTGA
- the FAM50A gene encoding protein FAM50A isoform X1, whose amino-acid sequence MAQYKGAASEAGRAMHLMKKREKQREQMEQMKQRIAEENIMKSNIDKKFSAHYDAVEAELKSSTVGLVTLNDMKAKQEALVKEREKQLAKKEQSKELQLKLEKLREKERKKEAKRKISSLSFTLEEEEEAGDEEDEVAVYEEELEREEVSTKKRKLGKNPDVDTSFLPDRDREEEENRLREELRQEWEAKQEKIKSEEIEITFSYWDGSGHRRTVKMKKGNTMQQFLQKALEILRKDFSELRSAGVEQLMYIKEDLIIPHHHSFYDFIVTKARGKSGPLFNFDVHDDVRLLSDATVEKDESHAGKVVLRSWYEKNKHIFPASRWEPYDPEKKWDKYTIR is encoded by the exons GCCATGCACCTgatgaagaagagggagaagcagcgcgAGCAGATGGAGCAGATGAAACAGCGGATCGCCGAG GAGAACATAATGAAATCTAACATCGACAAGAAGTTCTCTGCGCACTACGACGCTGTGGAGGCAGAGCTCAAGTCCAGCACCGTGG GTCTCGTAACCCTGAATGATATGAAGGCCAAGCAGGAGGCCCTGGTGAAGGAGCGGGAGAAGCAGTTGGCCAAGAAAGAGCAGTCGAAGGAGCTGCAGCT GAAGCTCGAGAAGCTACGAGAGAAGGAACGCAAGAAGGAGGCCAAGCGGAAGATCTCCAGCCTGTCCTTCaccctggaggaagaggaggaggccgGGGACGAGGAGGACGAGGTGGCCGTGTATGAGGAGGAGCTGGAAAGGGAAG AGGTCTCCACGAAGAAGAGGAAATTGGGGAAGAACCCCGATGTGGACACCAGCTTCCTGCCTGACCGAGACCGCGAG GAAGAGGAAAACCGGCTGCGGGAGGAGCTGCGGCAGGAGTGGGAAGCCAAGCAGGAGAAGATCAAGA GTGAGGAGATCGAAATCACCTTCAGTTACTGGGATGGGTCTGGGCACCGGCGGACGGTCAAG ATGAAAAAGGGCAACACGATGCAGCAGTTCCTGCAGAAAGCACTAGAGATCCTGCGCAAAGACTTCAGCGAGCTCAG GTCCGCAGGGGTGGAGCAGCTCATGTACATCAAGGAGGACCTGATCATACCCCAT CACCACAGCTTCTACGACTTCATCGTCACCAAGGCACGAGGGAAGAGTG GGCCGCTCTTTAACTTTGACGTCCACGACGACGTGCGGCTGCTCAGTGATGCCACCGTGGAGAAGGATGAG TCCCACGCGGGCAAGGTGGTGCTGCGGAGCTGGTACGAGAAGAACAAGCACATCTTCCCCGCCAGCCGCTGGGAGCCCTACGACCCTGAGAAGAAGTGGGACAAGTACACG ATCCGGTGA
- the LAGE3 gene encoding EKC/KEOPS complex subunit LAGE3, with protein sequence MQAADAGAGGGVEGADDGADGPGSPGGAGEATAAALGRAPPVTRPRHAPRPGGDAAATAGRTGGPTYVFALCVPFPSAVEAEIACGSLAPDAEPHGGAVEKQLTVRGSVLAVRWRATNPRLLRISIISFLDQLSLVMRTMQRFGPPATR encoded by the exons ATGCAGGCGGCAGACGCAGGCGCGGGAGGCGGCGTGGAAGGCGCGGACGATGGCGCGGACGGCCCCGGCTCTCCCGGCGGGGCGGGCGAGGCGACTGCTGCTGCCCTCGGCAGAGCCCCGCCTGTCACGCGGCCCCGGCACGCCCCTAGGCCCGGCGGAGACGCCGCCGCCACGGCTGGAAGGACGGGCGGCCCCACCTACGTGTT TGCCCTCTGCGTGCCTTTCCCGTCGGCCGTGGAGGCAGAGATCGCCTGCGGGTCCCTGGCCCCCGACGCCGAGCCCCACGGAGGGGCCGTCGAGAAGCAGCTCACCGTGAGGGGCAGCGTCCTGGCGGT CCGCTGGAGAGCTACGAACCCCCGTCTCCTCCGAATCTCCATCATCAGTTTTCTGGACCAGCTTTCCCTGGTGATGCGGACCATGCAGCGCTTCGGGCCTCCGGCCACCCGCTGA
- the PLXNA3 gene encoding plexin-A3: MPAACLLLLVLPAVAGAVGSSRPFPAFLVTDTTLTHLAVHRVTGEVFVGAVNRVFKLAPNLTELRAHVTGPVEDNARCYPPPSMRVCAHRLAPVDNVNKLLLIDYAARRLVACGSIWQGICQFLRLDDLFKLGEPHHRKEHYLSGAQEPDSMAGVIVEQGQGPSKLFVGTAVDGKSEYFPTLSSRKLISDEDSADMFSLVYQDEFVSSQIKIPSDTLSLYPAFDIYYIYGFVSASFVYFLTLQLDTQQTLLDTAGEKFFTSKIVRMCAGDSEFYSYVEFPIGCSWRGVEYRLVQSAHLAKPGVLLAQDLGVPPDEDVLFTVFSQGQKNRASPPRQTILCLFTLSNINAHIRRRIQSCYRGEGTLALPWLLNKELPCINTPMQINGNFCGLVLNQPLGGLHVIEGLPLLADSSDGMASVAAYTYRQHSVVFIGTRNGSLKKVRVDGSQYAHLYETVPVVDGSPILRDLLFSPDHRHIYLLSEKQVSQLPVETCEQYASCAACLGSGDPHCGWCVLQHRCCRQGACPGASAPHGFAEELSKCVQVRVRPNNVSVTSPGVQLTLAMRNVPDLSAGVRCAFEEATPSEAVLLPSGELQCPSPSPQELRALTRGHGATRTVRLQLLSRETGVKFAGVDFVLYNCSALQSCMSCVGSPYPCHWCKYRHVCTSHPHECSFQEGRVHSPEGCPEILPSGDLLIPVGVMQPLTLRAKNLPQPQSGQKNYECVVRVQGRQQRVPAVRFNSSSVQCQNASYSYEGDEYGDTELDFSVVWDGDFPIDKPATFRALLYKCWAQRPSCGLCLKADPRFNCGWCVSEHRCQLRAHCPAPKTNWMHPSQKGTRCSHPRIAQIHPLMGPKEGGTRVTIVGENLGLSYREVGLRVAGVRCNSIPSEYVSAERIVCEMEESLVPSPPPGPAELCVGDCSADFRTQSEQLYSFVTPAFDRVSPSRGPASGGTRLTISGSSLDAGSRVTVTVRDGECQFVRRDAEAIVCISPVSTLGPSQAPITLAIDRANISSPGVLYTYTQDPTVTRLEPTWSIINGSTAITVSGTHLLTVQEPRVRAKYRGIETTNTCQVINDTAMLCKAPGIFLGRPQPQAQGEHPDEFGFLLDHVQTARSLNRSSFTYYPDPSFEPLGPSGVLDVKPGSHVVLKGKNLIPAAAGSSRLNYTVLIGGQPCALTVSDTQLLCDSPSQTGRQPVMVLVGGLEFWLGTLHITADRALTLPATVGLAAGGGLLLLAITAVLVAYKRKTQDADRTLKRLQLQMDNLESRVALECKEAFAELQTDIHELTSHMDGVQIPFLDYRTYAVRVLFPGIEAHPVLKELDTPPNVEKALRLFGQLLHSRAFVLTFIHTLEAQSSFSMRDRGTVASLTMVVLQSRLDYATGLLKQLLADLIEKNLQSKNHPKLLLRRTESVAEKMLTNWFTFLLHKFLKECAGEPLFLLYCAIKQQMEKGPIDAITGEARYSLSEDKLIRQQIDYKTLTLHCVFPEGESSAQVPVKVLNCDSITQAKDKLLDAVYKGLPYSQRPKAEDMDLEWRQGRMARIILQDEDVTTKIECDWKRVNSLAHYQVTDGSLVALVPKQVSAYNMANSFTFTRSLSRYESLLRTASSPDSLRSRAPMITPDQETGTKLWHLVKNHDHADHREGDRGSKMVSEIYLTRLLATKGTLQKFVDDLFETVFSTAHRGSALPLAIKYMFDFLDEQADQRQISDPDVRHTWKSNCLPLRFWVNVIKNPQFVFDIHKSSITDACLSVVAQTFMDSCSTSEHRLGKDSPSNKLLYAKDIPNYKSWVERYYRDIAKMASISDQDMDAYLVEQSRLHASDFNILSALSELYFYVTKYRQEVLAALDRDAACRKQKLRQKLEQIIGLASGNG, from the exons ATGCCTgctgcctgcctcctcctgctgGTGCTCCCTGCCGTGGCGGGGGCCGTGGGCAGCAGCAGGCCCTTCCCTGCCTTCTTGGTGACAGACACTACGCTCACCCACCTGGCCGTGCACCGGGTCACCGGGGAGGTGTTCGTGGGTGCAGTGAACCGCGTCTTCAAGCTGGCCCCCAACCTGACCGAGCTGCGGGCCCACGTCACGGGGCCCGTGGAGGACAATGCCCGCTGTTACCCGCCCCCCAGCATGCGCGTGTGTGCCCACCGCCTGGCACCCGTGGACAACGTGAACAAGCTGCTGCTCATTGACTACGCGGCCCGCCGCCTGGTGGCCTGCGGCAGCATCTGGCAGGGCATCTGCCAGTTCCTGCGCCTCGATGACCTCTTCAAGCTGGGGGAGCCCCACCACCGCAAGGAACACTACCTGTCAGGGGCTCAGGAGCCGGACTCCATGGCCGGCGTCATTGtggagcagggccaggggccCAGCAAGCTGTTCGTGGGCACGGCCGTGGACGGCAAGTCGGAGTACTTCCCCACCCTCAGCTCCCGCAAGCTCATCAGCGACGAGGACAGCGCCGACATGTTCAGTCTG GTGTACCAGGACGAGTTTGTCTCCTCGCAGATCAAGATCCCCTCGGACACGCTGTCCTTGTACCCCGCCTTCGACATCTACTACATCTACGGCTTTGTGAGCGCCTCCTTCGTGTACTTCCTGACGCTGCAGCTGGACACGCAGCAGACGCTGCTGGACACGGCGGGCGAGAAGTTCTTCACGTCCAAGATCGTGCGCATGTGCGCTGGGGACTCGGAGTTCTACTCTTACGTCGAGTTCCCCATCGGCTGCTCCTGGCGGGGCGTGGAATACCGCCTGGTGCAGAGTGCCCACCTGGCCAAGCCCGGCGTGCTGCTGGCCCAGGACCTGGGGGTGCCGCCCGACGAGGACGTCCTCTTCACCGTCTTCTCTCAGGGCCAGAAGAACCGGGCCAGCCCGCCGCGGCAGACCATCCTCTGCCTCTTTACCCTCAGCAACATCAACGCGCACATCCGGCGCCGCATCCAGTCCTGCTACCGCGGGGAAGGCACgctggccctgccctggctgCTGAACAAGGAGCTGCCCTGCATCAATACT CCCATGCAGATAAATGGAAACTTCTGCGGGCTGGTGTTGAACCAGCCCCTGGGTGGCCTGCATGTGATCGAGGGGCTGCCCCTGCTGGCCGACAGCAGTGACGGCATGGCCAGCGTGGCTGCCTACACCTACCGCCAGCACTCCGTGGTCTTCATCGGCACTCGCAACGGCAGCCTGAAGAAG GTCCGGGTTGATGGCTCCCAGTATGCCCACCTCTACGAGACGGTGCCTGTGGTGGATGGCAGCCCCATTCTCCGAGACCTGCTCTTTAGCCCTGACCACCGGCACATCTACCTCCTGAGTGAGAAGCAG GTGAGCCAGCTCCCGGTGGAGACCTGCGAGCAGTACGCGAGCTGCGCAGCCTGCCTCGGCTCGGGGGACCCCCACTGCGGCTGGTGTGTGCTGCAGCACAG GTGCTGCCGCCAAGGGGCTTGTCCGGGCGCCTCCGCCCCGCACGGCTTTGCCGAGGAGCTGAGCAAGTGTGTCCAGGTGCGGGTCCGGCCCAACAACGTTTCGGTGACATCCCCCGGGGTGCAG CTGACGCTGGCCATGCGCAACGTGCCAGACCTCAGCGCCGGTGTGAGATGTGCTTTTGAGGAGGCGACGCCGAGCGAGGCCGTCCTGCTGCCCTCCGGGGAGCTGCAGTGCCCCTCGCCGTCCCCGCAGGAGCTCCGGGCGCTCACCCGGGGGCACG GGGCCACGCGCACCGTGCGGCTGCAGCTGCTCTCCAGGGAGACTGGCGTGAAGTTCGCCGGCGTGGACTTTGTCCTCTACAACTGCAGCGCGCTCCAGTC GTGCATGTCCTGCGTTGGCAGCCCTTACCCCTGCCACTGGTGTAAGTACCGCCACGTGTGTACCAGCCACCCCCACGAGTGCTCCTTCCAGGAGGGCAGGGTCCACAGCCCTGAG GGCTGCCCTGAGATCCTGCCCAGCGGGGACCTCCTGATCCCGGTGGGCGTCATGCAGCCCCTCACCCTGCGGGCCAAGAACCTGCCGCAGCCCCAGTCGGGCCAGAAGAACTACGAGTGCGTGGTCCGGGTGCAGGGGCGCCAGCAGCGGGTGCCCGCCGTGCGCTTCAACAGCAGCAGCGTGCAGTGCCAGAACGCCTCG TACTCCTATGAGGGCGACGAGTACGGTGACACCGAGCTGGACTTCTCTGTGGTCTGGGACGGGGACTTCCCCATCGACAAGCCTGCCACCTTCCGAG CTCTCCTGTATAAGTGCTGGGCGCAGAGGCCCAGCTGCGGCCTCTGCCTCAAGGCCGACCCTCGCTTCAACTGCGGCTGGTGCGTCTCGGAGCACAGGTGCCAGCTGCGGGCCCACTGCCCGGCGCCCAAGACCAACTGGATGCACCCGAGCCAGAAGGGCACCCGCTGCAGCCACCCCCGCATCGCCCAG ATCCACCCGCTCATGGGCCCCAAGGAGGGAGGCACGCGGGTCACCATCGTGGGCGAGAACCTGGGCCTCAGCTACCGCGAGGTGGGCCTGCGGGTGGCAGGCGTGCGCTGCAACTCCATCCCCTCTGAGTACGTCAGCGCCGAAAG GATCGTGTGTGAGATGGAGGAGTCGCTGGTGCCCAGCCCGCCGCCAGGGCCTGCGGAGCTCTGTGTGGGCGACTGTTCCGCTGACTTCCGGACGCAGTCCGAGCAGCTCTACAGCTTTGTG ACCCCAGCATTTGACCGCGTGAGTCCCAGTCGGGGCCCGGCGTCCGGGGGCACACGGCTCACGATCTCCGGGAGCTCTCTGGATGCCGGCAGCAGGGTCACGGTGACTGTGAGAGATGGCGAGTGCCAGTTTGTGAG GAGAGACGCGGAGGCAATCGTGTGTATCTCGCCCGTGTCCACCCTGGGCCCCAGCCAGGCCCCCATCACCCTGGCCATCGACCGCGCCAACATTTCCAGCCCCGGAGTCCTCTACACCTACACCCAGGACCCCACTGTCACTCGCCTTGAGCCTACCTGGAGCATAATCAA TGGAAGCACTGCCATCACTGTGAGTGGGACCCACCTGCTGACAGTCCAGGAGCCCCGGGTCCGGGCCAAGTACCGGGGCATCGAGACCACCAAC ACGTGCCAGGTGATCAACGACACTGCCATGCTCTGTAAAGCCCCCGGCATCTTCCTGGggcggccccagccccaggcccagggtgAACACCCAGACGAGTTTGGCTTCCTGCTGGATCACGTGCAGACGGCCCGCTCCCTGAACCGGTCCTCCTTTACCTACTACCCTGACCCCAGCTTTGAGCCACTCGGGCCCTCTGGTGTCCTGGATGTCAAGCCTGGCTCCCACGTAGTGTTGAAG GGCAAGAATCTGATCCCCGCGGCAGCTGGCAGTTCCCGCCTCAACTACACGGTGCTGATCGGGGGCCAGCCCTGCGCGCTCACCGTCTCCGACACACAGCTCCTGTGCGACTCACCGAGCCAGACAGGCCGGCAGCCTGTCAtg GTGCTGGTCGGCGGCCTGGAGTTCTGGCTGGGAACCCTGCACATCACGGCGGACCGGGCGCTGACCCTGCCGGCCACGGTGGGCctggcggcgggcggcggcctcCTGCTGCTGGCCATCACCGCCGTGCTGGTGGCCTATAAGCGGAAGACGCAGGATGCCGACCGCACGCTCAAGCGGCTTCAGCTCCAGATGGACAACCTGGAGTCCCGCGTGGCTCTGGAATGCAAGGAAG CCTTTGCTGAGCTGCAGACGGATATCCACGAGCTGACGAGCCACATGGACGGGGTGCAGATCCCTTTCCTGGACTACCGGACGTACGCCGTGCGCGTGCTCTTCCCGGGCATTGAGGCCCATCCGGTGCTTAAGGAGCTGGAT ACGCCCCCCAACGTCGAGAAGGCTCTGCGCCTCTTCGGGCAGCTGCTGCACAGCCGCGCCTTCGTGCTCACCTTCATTCACACGCTGGAGGCCCAGAGCAGCTTCTCCATGCGGGACCGCGGCACCGTGGCCTCGCTCACCATGGTGGTCCTGCAGAGTCGCCTCGATTACGCCACCGGGCTGCTCAAGCAGCTGCTGGCCGACCTCATAGAGAAAAACCTGCAGAGCAAGAACCACCCGAAGTTGCTGCTGCGCAG GACCGAGTCGGTGGCCGAGAAGATGCTTACCAACTGGTTCACGTTCCTGCTGCACAAGTTTCTGAAG GAGTGCGCCGGGGAGCCGCTTTTCCTGCTCTACTGCGCCATCAAGCAACAGATGGAGAAGGGCCCCATCGACGCCATCACGGGCGAGGCCCGCTACTCCCTGAGCGAGGATAAGCTCATTCGGCAGCAGATCGACTATAAGACGCTG ACCCTGCACTGCGTGTTCCCGGAGGGCGAGAGCAGCGCGCAGGTCCCAGTGAAGGTGCTCAACTGTGACAGCATCACCCAAGCCAAAGATAAGCTGCTGGACGCTGTGTACAAGGGCCTCCCGTACTCCCAGCGCCCCAAAGCCGAGGACATGGACCTAG AGTGGCGTCAGGGTCGCATGGCCCGCATCATCCTGCAGGACGAAGATGTCACCACCAAGATCGAGTGTGACTGGAAGAGGGTCAACTCGTTGGCCCACTACCag GTGACAGACGGCTCCTTGGTGGCGCTGGTGCCCAAACAGGTGTCCGCCTATAACATGGCCAACTCCTTCACCTTTACACGCTCGCTCAGCCGCTACG AGAGCTTGCTGCGCACGGCCAGCAGCCCCGACAGCCTCCGTTCTCGGGCACCCATGATCACGCCCGACCAGGAAACGGGCACCAAGCTGTGGCACCTGGTGAAGAACCACGACCACGCCGACCACCGCGAGGGGGACCGTGGCAGCAAGATGGTCTCGGAGATCTACCTGACACGGCTGCTGGCCACCAAG GGCACGCTGCAGAAGTTTGTGGATGACCTCTTTGAGACGGTGTTCAGCACGGCGCACCGCGGCTCGGCCCTGCCCCTGGCCATCAAGTACATGTTCGACTTCCTGGACGAGCAGGCCGACCAGCGGCAGATCAGTGACCCCGACGTGCGCCACACCTGGAAGAGCAACTG CCTGCCCCTGCGCTTCTGGGTGAACGTGATCAAGAACCCGCAGTTCGTGTTCGACATCCACAAGAGCAGCATCACAGACGCCTGCCTGTCTGTGGTGGCCCAGACGTTCATGGACTCGTGCTCCACGTCGGAGCACCGCCTGGGCAAGGACTCGCCATCCAACAAGCTGCTCTACGCCAAGGACATCCCCAACTACAAGAGCTGGGTGGAGAG GTACTACCGGGACATCGCGAAGATGGCATCCATCAGCGACCAGGACATGGACGCCTACCTGGTGGAGCAGTCCCGTCTCCACGCCAGTGACTTCAACATCCTAAGCGCGCTCAGCGAACTCTACTTCTACGTCACCAAGTACCGCCAGGAG GTCCTGGCGGCGCTGGACCGGGACGCCGCCTGTCGGAAGCAGAAGCTGCGCCAGAAGCTCGAGCAGATCATCGGGCTGGCGTCGGGCAACGGCTGA